The Oscillatoria acuminata PCC 6304 genomic interval ATTCCATCAATATTCGAGGGGTTAATTCCGGTGATTCGGGTGAAGATATTTTGTAGGGTACTGCCTTGATTAAAATAGGCGGTCCCCCCTGTCGGCACATTAAATTCTGTAAAACTATGGAAGAGATTGGACCCAGTAGAAGTACCCCCGGTAATGACCAGGCGATCGCCCTGGGGGGTAACGATAGAATTGACCGGAAGCGTGGTATCAGGAACAATTTGAGCGCTGCTGGGAGAGCAAAGTAGGCCAAGGGAAAAGGGTAAAAGCAACCAGTGGATTTGCCAGGGGGGGTTGAGTTTAACCTGCCGAATTAGAGACAACATCATGGCACAAAAGTGACAGGCCGGATCTTCCCCTCTAGGGTATCACAAGTTGGGGAAAAGGCATGGCAACAGGTGAGTTTTTGGGGGGGTGATGAGAACCCGGGTCAAGTCTTCAATCAAGGGGACTGGGACCCGGGTTTCGGCCCTGATCCGGTGCTAATGGACACAGAGTTTGTCAAGAACCTGGAATTTTGTCCTCTCTCTCATGCTTTACCCTATCCTAGAACGCCGGTAGCAGTCGAGGGATGACCGGGACCAACCGGATCAGGAGTGCCGGTTAAGATACTGCTTTGTGCAAGTCCCGCACTCCCCACGTTTTAGAGGCGATCGCCTAGGGCAAATTGTTGGTCCGGAACCCGGGTAAAATTATGATAATATTATTAAAATCATCTAACTTTATAATTAGGAAACCTTTGATGAGTTCTGAGATTCCCATTACTGAAGAACACCCGAGCGAGGCTAGTTTAGAAGCCCTTGACTCCAGACCCGAAATTTATCCCGGGGAAGTTTTTGCGAATGTGGCTGATTTTGATAGTGGCATTCGCCAACTCTTACCGATTTATGATGAATTATTGGCGGCGTTATTGCGTTGTATTCCGGTTACTAGCCAACGAATTTTAGAATTAGGGTGTGGGACGGGAGAACTCAGCCTCAAACTGTTGGCGCACTGTCCAGATGCAGAGTTGGTGGCAGTGGATTATTCCTCACGAATGTTGAGCGTTTGTCAGGATAAAATTACAGCGGCAGGCTATGGGGAACGGGTGCGATGGATTGAAGCTGATTTTGGCAATTTAGCGACCTTAAATGTGCGAATTGCACCGCATCAGGGGTTTGATGCCTGTGCCTCTTCGTTAGCGATTCATCATCTCACCGATCCGCTCAAATTGAAGCTGTTTAAATGGGTTTGTCAAAATCTGTCCCCAGGGGGATGTTTTTGGAATGCTGACCCCGTACTATCAGAAACTCCAGCATTAGAGGCTGTTTATCAGGCAGTCAGAGAGGAGGGGGTAACAGCACAGGGAATCACCCTGGAAAAAGTGCGAGCTAAATGTGGGAAAAGCATTCCCCAGGGATATTCGGGTCCCGATCGCTTGGCAACGGTGTTAGAACAGGTAGAGCTTTTGAAATCTGCCAATTTTGCCACAGTAGCCATCCCTTGGAAACACTATGGACTGGCGGTTTTTGGGGGGATTTGTTAGACCGATGAGGGCGACAGAGGCGGGGAAAAAGGCCAGATCCAGTGGCAGTTTGTCGAGCAGGACCAGAAACCCGGCGCTGATTGTGGGGTTTAGTCCTGGGAAATTTTGAGTCAAACTCAGTCCTAGACGGGAGTAAAAACCGTTATAATTTCCAAAATAGGTGGCGATCGGGACTCACCCCGGTCACTCCTGTGGTAAAAGATTTCTCTCGATTGTCTGAGGCGTTCCGCTATTTAGAGAGTAATCTGGCTCAAGCAATCATGGGGTCTTAATTCAAAAGACTCGTGTCCCCCTAGCGAGGAAATCAATGTTGGAACAATCACGCTCCCCGATCCGGCGCTATAGTTTTGCTGTAGTCACGGTAGTTTTGTCTTTGCTCTTGAAGTTTTTAATTTCTTCAGAATTCATGACAAACAACCCGTTTTTATTGTTTAGCGTAACGGTAGCGGTGAGTGCTTGGTATGGAGGATTTCAAGCTGGATTGCTGGCTACACTTTTAGCCGCAGCTTGTGGTGAATATTTCTTTTTATTGCCGTTTTATTCCTTTGGGGTACATAGTCCTGGGCAAACTTTAGCCTTGGGGGTGTTTCTGTTAGAAGGATTTGCAATCAGTTGGCTGATTTCAGCCCTTTACACCGCCCGCCAAAAATTAGAAATTCATGCTCTGGGGTTAGAAAATACCCAGGAACAATTTCGACAGATTGCTGAAAATATTGATTGCCTGATTTGGATGACTGACCCGGAGAAAACGGAAGTTTTTTATGTCAGTCCTCAATATGAACAGATGTGGGGGCGATCGCTAGAGAGTTTGTATCAGCAACCCTCCTCATTTTTGGAAGGAGTACATCCCGAGGACCGCGATCGCGTCAGAACCGCTTTAGCTAAACAATCTAGCGGACCCTATAATGAAGAATATCGCACGGTGCATCCGGACGGCACAGTTCGTTGGGTGCGATCGCGGGCCTTTCCAATTCGCGAGAATCGCACGGGAGATGTGTTTCGAGTTGCGGGAATTGTTGAAGATATCACCGAACGCAAACAGATAGAACAAGAGTTTTTACAGGCGAATGGGCGGTATCAACTGGCCTCAACTGCCGTCAATTGTGTGATTTATGACTGGGATTTAGAGAGTCAGCAGGTAGTTCGCAGTGAAAGCCTCAGCCAACTCTTAGGCTTTCCCTTAGCCGAAGAGGAACAAGATGCCCATTGGTGGCTTTCTCTGATCCATCCCGAGGACCTGGAACCGGCCTTTATTGCCATGAATAAGGCGTTAGAACATGATAATCGGTTTGATATAGAATATCGCATTCGGCACCAAGATGGCCAATATTTGAATGTATCCGATCGCGGGGCAATTCTGCGGGATGAGTCAGGGAAAGCGGTGCGCGTGATTGGCACGACGATTGATATCAGCGATCGCAAAAAAGCCGAAATCGAGTTACAAAAACGAGAAGAACTCTTCCGGACCTCGGTGGAAAACTTGCTGGATTGTTTTGGAATCTATACGTCAGTGCGGGATGAAGTCGGAAAAATTATAGACTTTCGCGTTGAATATGTCAATGCAGCAACCTGTGCCAATACTGGATTTTCCCGGGAAGAACAACAAGGGAAAAGACTCTGCGATTTATTTCCCGGACACCGAGATACCGGACTCTTTGACGAATATTGCCAAGTCGTTGACACCAGACAACCTTTGGTCAAAGATTCCTTTGTAGACGAAAAACTCACCACCGCAACAGGAGTCACCAAAGCATTTGATATCCGAAGCGTTGCATTTGGAGATGGATTTCTGGCAACCTGGCGGGATATCACCGATCGCAAACAAGTGGAAGATGAACTCTACCGACGGGAACGAGAATTTACAGCTTTGGCAGAAAATTCACCGGATATTATTGCGCGGTTTGACCGAAAAATGCGTCCTTTGTATGTCAACCAAGCCATCTACCGAGTCACTGGGCGATCGCCAGAAGAGTTCCTCAGCACAAGTAACCTAGAACTCACCTTTCCCGGAACCCTTTCGCCAGAGTGCCAAGCCGCAATTGCCCAAGTCTTTGCCACAGGCGAGGAAGGAGAAATTGAATGTGAATTAACCGATATCAAAGGAGGGATTCGATATTATCAGTCTCGCTTAGTTCCGGAATTTGACCGCGATGGCACAGTGGAATCGGTCCTGTTGTTGAGTCGGGATATAACGGAATATAAACTCGCTCGGGCTACATCTGATCGCAACCAGGAACGGCTACGATTGGCTTTGGAATCTGCAAAATTAGGCTTATGGGATTACGATTTAGACTCCCAAGAAATTTCTGTATCCCAGCGATGTTTTGACATCTTTGGACTAGACTTACCCTCGAATCGCATTCAATATGCTCAGTTCGTTGAATGTCTGCATCCCGAGGACCGGGACCGGGTGAATCGCGCTGTACAACGTGCGATTAATGAGGAGGCGGATTATGACATCGAGTATCGAATTATCCGAACGGACGGCATCCTGCGTTGGATTGCGGCAAAAGGTCGAGCTTTTTATGATGAGAGGGGGACGGCAGTGCGGATGGGGGGAGTCCTCCTGGATATTACCGAACGGAAAAAGGCCGAGGAAGAACGCGATCGCCTCCTCAAACAACTGGAATTTGAGCAACAATTGTTAAAAGCAGTCCTGCAACAAATGCCTGCCGGTGCGATCTTGGCTGAAGCGCCTTCTGGGAAAGTTCTGCTGAGTAACAAGCAAGCACAAGCCATTTGGAACGAGACGATCGCCGCAGAACATAACCTAGAAGAGTATCGCTTGTTCCAAGGACTGCATCCCGATGGACGACCCTATCAACCCCAAGAATTTCCCCTGTCTCGGGCGATCGCCTTCGGGGAGACAGTGATTGATGAAGAAATCGAAATTCCCCTCACCAATGGTCACACTCAGATTGTGTGCCTGAGTGCTAAACCCGTGAAAAATTTAGCGGGACGAATTGTCGCTGGAGTGGTGATGTTCTACGACATTAGCGATCGCAAGTTAGCCGAACGCCAGCGTGAGGAGTTGCTCCTGCGCGAACAGGAAGCCCGCAGGCAGGCAGAAGCCGCCAGTCGCATGAAAGACGAATTTTTGGCAATTGTCTCTCACGAGTTGCGATCGCCCTTAAATGCGATTTTAGGCTGGTCTCGGTTGCTACGTCGGCGCAAACTCAACCCGGAAAAAATGGCCCAGGCCCTGGAATCCATCGAACGCAACGCCGAAATGCAAACCCAGTTAATAGAAGACCTCCTGGACATTTCGCGCATCATTCGCGGCAAAATTCGCCTCTACCTGCGTCCATTGCAATTAATCCCGGCAATTGAAGCAGCAATCAATACCGTGCGTCCGACGGCAGAGATTAAAAAAATCAAGTTGGTAACCACCCTTGATCCCGGGGTGGGATTGGTTTCCGGAGATGGCGATCGCCTTCAACAAGTGGTCTGGAATCTGCTCTCAAATGCCGTAAAATTTACCCCAGAAGGCGGACGAGTCGAGATTTGTTTAGAACGGGTGGAAAACTGGATACAAATCCGGATTATTGATAGCGGAATCGGCATCGAAGCAGAATTTTTGCCTTATATGTTTGAACGCTTCCAGCAGGCAGATAGTAAAACCACGCGATCGCATGGGGGATTAGGATTAGGATTGGCGATCGTCCGCAACCTTGTCGAACTGCATGGCGGCCATATTTTTGCCGACAGTCCCGGACCTGGAAAAGGTTCTACCTTTGTGGTGCAACTCCCCTGCTTACAAGATACAAGCGATGGGATAGCCGAGCAATGTTTGGGGTCGTCATCAGTGGAGTGCGATCAATCCTTCTTCTTAGAACTTGCTGGGTTAAAAATCTTAGTCGTAGATGATGAATTTGATACTCGGGAGTTTTTAATCACCGCCTTGGAACAATATGGGGCCGAAGTATTTGCCGCTGCCTCCACTGCCGAGGCGATCGCCCTCATCCAAGAAATGCAACCGGAAATTCTCCTCAGTGACATCGGAATGCCCGGAGAAGATGGCTATACCTTAATTCGCCAAATCCGCACCTTACCCCCAGAACAAGGGGGACAAATTCCCGCTGCCGCTCTCACTGCCTATACTCGCACCGAGGACCGCATTCTCGCCCTTGCCGCTGGATTTCAGATGCATATTCCTAAACCTATTGATCCGAGACATTTGATAGAAGTTGTGGGACAACTGCGGAATAAATAATAAGTGAGAGACCTAACCCCCCAACCCCCTTCCCTGGGAGGGAAGGGGGAGCAAGAGGGACCTAACCCCCCAACCCCCTTCCCTGGGAGGGAAGGGGGAGCAAGAGGGACCTAACCCCCCAACCCCCTTCCCTGGGAGGGAAGGGGGAGCAAGAGGGACCTAACCCCCCAACCCCCTTCCCTGGGAGGGAAGGGGGAGCAAGAGTAGGTTTTTACGCTCACAGTGATTTGCCTTACTTCCGGTCCCCTCCCCTGTGTCTTGGTCCGGGTTAGGGTGGGGTTCTTCTTGGGCGATCGCACGTCACGATGAATGCGTGAGTGGAGGGTCATGGTGAAGTGGCGATCGCACGTCACGATGAAATAGGTTGGCACCCGGCTCCACACAGGCGCTTACGCCGCCAAGAGTGCGTGAAGTGGCGATCGCCCAAGAAGAACCCCACCCTAACCCGGACCTTGCCAAGGGGAGGGGACCGGAGGTAAGGTGAGTCACCATACTCAAGCTCACATAATCCTCGTGCCGCCTCTACCGCCACCTCAATTATCATTTAATATCAAAACAAATAAAATCAAATCAAATCCCGCAAACCTCAATATTGAGACTATTCCCTCTCAACAAACCCCGGACTTTTCCCCATTAATAAATACGTTGTCATTTCTCCCTTACCCTTAATAAAAACCTTCCCCCGTTCTTGAAACAAATACTCATCTTTCAAAAAATGATAGGTTTCCCGAGTCACTTGAATTGCTCCAGGAATACCATGAGATTCCATCCGAGAGGCGAGATTCACCGTATCGCCCCACAAATCATAAATAAATTTTTTAATGCCAATCACTCCCGCAATTACTGGACCCGTGGCGATGCCGATGCGGATGCGAAAATTTCGTCCGGTTTTGTTGTTAAACGTGGCGATCGCCCGCTGCATATCCAACGCCATATCTGCGATCGCTTGAGCATGGTCCTCCCGAGGTTCTGGCAACCCAGAAACCACCATATAGGCATCCCCAATGGTTTTAATCTTCTCCAACTGATGCAACTCCGCCAACGCATCAAACTCCGAAAAAATTTGATTGAGCAACTCCACTAAATCCCAGGGAGAAATTTGGGAAGACAGTTCCGTAAACCCGACAATATCCGCAAACAAAACCGAAACATTGGTGTAACTATCCGCCAAATTTTTGGGATTTTGTTTTAACCGAGTGGCAATGGAATGGGGTAAAACATTCAGTAATAAACTTTCCGAAAGTTTTTGTTCTTCTTCCAATTGAGCATAAGCCTCCTCTAAATCCCATCGGGCTTTGAACTCGGCTTTTTGTAACTGCTCATATAAATAAACGGATAAGTTGCCAATAAAACAGACCCAAAAGAAATACAAAGCCAGTACGGAAGGTTTCATCCAACTTATCGAGTTACTGAAGTTTACCCCCAAGGCGGAATTTACCCCCAGAAAATACAAAAACACCCCCAATTGAGCCGCTAAATGGAGATACCAACGTACCGGAGTAAATGTCGCTTGACCGAAAAACATAATTGTCCAAACTAACAGTTCCGGTTGAGCAACTCCTGACAAAGTACGCGGAATTTGCGGAACAATCGTCACCACCCAATAAAAGGCGAAAAAGACTAAACTCGGATAGCGGCGACCTAATTTGCTATGCTGAAGTAACAGACATAACAGTAAACAGATTTCAATACTAACCTGCGATCGCAACCAGTCCGGCCTAAATTCCTCGGGACGGAACAACCAATTGCTCACTTGTAGCAAACTGGCACTCAAAAAAGCAATCAATCCAATCCACAACCCCACATCCAGACGCTTCCGCATGAAACGGTCCCGCCATGCCTCATATTCAGCATCACGGGAGGCATCGGCAGAGGTGGAGGACTTGAGGACCTTGCTCAGTAGGGACGCTACCGGGTTATTTTCAAGAAAGTCATGCTGCATGGGTGTTTGCCATCCGGTTGAGGGACTTGAATACCAATCGGGTCTCCTGAGTGTGCCACATTTTGCTCCGAGTGATTAACCTCTGAGTGTAGCATTATTCTGAAGCGACCTTGACTCGATGATTCGAGGTGGAGGATTCTACAGGAAAATCAACGGGATTCGGGAAACAAACCACCCAAATTCCCCGATTAAATTCGGGTTAAAGGAAGGGAAAGAGACGCGGATTTCGGAAAGGGACTCGGATTCCCAATACAAACAAATGCCGCCCAATATTTGGTCCCGGCATAGGGAGTAAAATCATCCGGTTTTGTCGTTAATTTCTGTAAATCTGTTGCACTGCCATAATTCAATTGTCCAACTTGTTCGATCGCCTCTGGAGTTAACCAATCCTGCCGCAATTGGGAAACCTGGAGAGTTTTGAGATACTCTTGTGCCTTCTCCAACGCCACCGTGCGACCCAAATCCGTCTCAAACAAATTGTGATAAAATCGTTCCATTAAAATCGCCGTCGGTACATCCGGAACCTTCCACAGACTCATCACCACGGTTTCAGCACCCGCCAGAATGAGCGATCGCCGTAAACCCAGCACCCCCTCCCCAATGGACTGATCCCCCAACGCCGTATCACAAGCAGACATCACCACCAACCGCGTCCCCGTCAAATCCAGATGAACCGCATTTTGTGCCGTCAACAACCCATCCTCCGCCTGTTCCGGCAACAACCGTTCTTGCAACACCGTATTCGCCCCAGCAAACGCCAACCCCGATCGCCTCATCGGGTCCTGTAATCCCTGTAATTGTAAGCGTCTCCCCTGTTGCATCACCATTCCAGCGGATCCGACTCCCCCCATCTCGATAGTCGGCAAACCGAAGAAACCCCAGACATCCGGGGGAGTTTGGTCCAGGGGTAGAAAATAGCCGTGGGTAGCAATATGGACAATTTCCGGGGAGTGGCATTGAGACAGCAACGACTTCACCGCCTGCGCCTGAGTATATACAGGAACCCCCAACAATTGGGCAATGCGACTCCCCTCAATTTGCGTCCCCGGTAACGGCGTGAATACCTCCTCCGAACCGCGTCCCAACTCCCGAGAGAGCGATCGCACCTCATCAGAACCAATATATGCAGGTTTGATGGAAATTGCCTCGGGGCGAACTTTTTTGGGAGGGGGTGGGGGAATCGGTTGAACTTGGGTAACCTGGCGATCATACTCTCGCGCTTGTGCCTCAAACTCCTGTAAGCGATCGCCATAACTCCCCTTGTGGACTACCACCACCAGCCAAATCATTCCCAGACACAGGATCACAATTCCGACGGGGGGAAAAACAGCCAATAGGATAAAAAATGTGATAGCGGCGATCGCCCCCCCTACTCCCAACATCATCTCCTGGGCGATCGGTTGCGGCTGTTTCGGTGGGTTCCGCTTTAGCTGAACCTGAGTCTGTGGAGACCCTTGCGGCTGTGGAGAGGGGATTTCCAGGATTTTTAAAGGCTCATCCTCCTGTAAATTATAATCCGGATTGGCAATCACCAAAGATGCGGTATAGTCTACCGGAATTGGGAACTGGAAGCGCAGCAAATCCCGCCCGACACTCAGATACCGTAAAGCATATTCTGCCATCAAATAGGCTGAACCGTCCCCGGACAAAATCCCAAATGGCAGAGTTGCCAACTCGCCATCTGGGGCGATATATACCGTCTGGTGAGGTTGCACATAGGGTTTCAGGGGTGCAATCAGTTTTTGATACAAATCCTGCCCTTCCGGGGTGGTGTAGATCAGGGGGACGACCGGGCTAGGGGCTTCTTCCACAGGGGTTTTGGCCTGATTCAAGTTGAGAAAAGCTATATCCCGCTTCGAGTTAGACTGTTCCTCTCCCGAAACCGACTGACGGAAGATCCGACAGAGGCGATCGATTTCCTCCGCCTCCCCTAAATCAATCATTTCCACCCCTGCCGCATCCCCCGCAGACAACACAAACGCCAGATACCGCGCCGGAAACGATTGTTTATCTCCATTCGCTTTCACTGCCTGGAAATTACGAACCCGCACTCGCACAAACTCCAGCAGCGTTGCCCCTTTGGGCAGGGATTGAGTAATAGCCTCACGACTGGCAGAATCTAATTGGGTTTGTAGATTCATCTCAGGAATTTGACGACTCAGCGATCGTTCCACATCCTCTTGTTCTTGCTTTAACCGGGCCAATTGTTCCTGATAAGCCGAGTATTGTAAGGGTTCTGACGGGACTTTCAACGTAAAAGCACCCACTTGCTGAATTAATTGCCCGAGTTTCTCCAATTCAGGTTTGAGGTGAGGGTAACGTCCCGACATAATCAGGGTTCTCATCAACAACCCCGCCTCCGTCGCCAACCCCTTGCGCCGCAACACCAAATCCAACCCCGCTCGTTTCGCAGCAGCATCCTCTGGGAAGTATTGGATAATCAGAGAGAGAAATTCCTCTAACTGCCAATAGTTTTGTTGCATATATTCCAGCCGTTGTCTGTCGCTGCTAATCGATAAGATGTCACCGATAATCCGGTTTGTAATTTGGTTCGCCTCTTGCATCAGTCGGAATGCTTCATCAGGGCGATTCATTGCCGCCATCAGTACCGCAAAATTGTTCAAACTGTCGGCATAGTCGGGATGATTCTCACCCAACTGTACTTTTCTAATCTCCATTGCTCGCAGGTGAAGGGATTTGGCATCCGTCAACCGTCCCATTCCCTGGTAAAGTGACGCCAAATTGTTCAGACTGGTAGCATAGTCGGGATGATTCTCACCCAACTGCACTTTTCTAATCTCCATTGCTTGCCAGTAAAGGCGTTCGGCATCTGTCCACCGCCCCATTCTTTTGTACAGTGACGCTAAATAGTTCAAACTGCTGGTATAGAGGGGATGATTCTCGCCCAACTGCACCTTTATAATCTCCATTGATTGCCGGTGAAGGGTTTCAGCATCCGTCACCCCCCCCATTGCGTGGTACAGTCCCGCCAAATTGTGCAAACTGGTGACATAGCTGGGATGATTCTCACCTAACTGCACCTTGATAATCTTCATGGCTTGCAGGGAAAGGGGTGCGGCATCTGTCAATCGCCCCATTACAGAGTACAGTGCTGCCAAATTGTTCAAACTTCCTGCATAGTCGGGATGATTCTCACCCAACTGCACCTTTCTAATCTTTATTGCTTGCAGTAAAAGGGGTTCAGCATTCGTCCACTGGCCCATTGCCTGGTACACTACCGCCAAATTGCTCAAACTGGTGGCATAGTCAGGATGATCCTCACCCAACTGCACCTTGATAATCTCCATTGCTTGCCCGTAAAAATGTTCGGCATCCGTCCACCGCCCCATTGCATAGTACACTCCCGCCAAATTGTTCAAACTTCCTGCATAGCTGGGATGATTCTCACCTAATTGCACCTTAAAAATCTCTATTGCTTGCCCGTAAAAATGTTCGGCATCCGTCCACTGCCCCATTGCATAGTACACTCCCGCCAAATTGCTCAAACTGGTGGCATAGCTGGGATGATTCTCACCCAACTGCACCTTGATAATCTCCATTGCTTGCCGGAAACGGGGTTCGGCATCCGTCCACTGCCCCATTGCCTTGTACAGTAGTGCCAAATTGTTCAAACTGGTGGCATAGTCGGGATGATTCTCACCCAACTGCACTTTTATAATCTCCATTGCTTGCCAGTGAAGGCGTTCAGCATCCGTCCACCGCCCCATTGCCTGGTACAGTCCCGCCAAATTGTTCAAACTGG includes:
- a CDS encoding class I SAM-dependent methyltransferase; the protein is MSSEIPITEEHPSEASLEALDSRPEIYPGEVFANVADFDSGIRQLLPIYDELLAALLRCIPVTSQRILELGCGTGELSLKLLAHCPDAELVAVDYSSRMLSVCQDKITAAGYGERVRWIEADFGNLATLNVRIAPHQGFDACASSLAIHHLTDPLKLKLFKWVCQNLSPGGCFWNADPVLSETPALEAVYQAVREEGVTAQGITLEKVRAKCGKSIPQGYSGPDRLATVLEQVELLKSANFATVAIPWKHYGLAVFGGIC
- a CDS encoding PAS domain-containing protein, which codes for MLEQSRSPIRRYSFAVVTVVLSLLLKFLISSEFMTNNPFLLFSVTVAVSAWYGGFQAGLLATLLAAACGEYFFLLPFYSFGVHSPGQTLALGVFLLEGFAISWLISALYTARQKLEIHALGLENTQEQFRQIAENIDCLIWMTDPEKTEVFYVSPQYEQMWGRSLESLYQQPSSFLEGVHPEDRDRVRTALAKQSSGPYNEEYRTVHPDGTVRWVRSRAFPIRENRTGDVFRVAGIVEDITERKQIEQEFLQANGRYQLASTAVNCVIYDWDLESQQVVRSESLSQLLGFPLAEEEQDAHWWLSLIHPEDLEPAFIAMNKALEHDNRFDIEYRIRHQDGQYLNVSDRGAILRDESGKAVRVIGTTIDISDRKKAEIELQKREELFRTSVENLLDCFGIYTSVRDEVGKIIDFRVEYVNAATCANTGFSREEQQGKRLCDLFPGHRDTGLFDEYCQVVDTRQPLVKDSFVDEKLTTATGVTKAFDIRSVAFGDGFLATWRDITDRKQVEDELYRREREFTALAENSPDIIARFDRKMRPLYVNQAIYRVTGRSPEEFLSTSNLELTFPGTLSPECQAAIAQVFATGEEGEIECELTDIKGGIRYYQSRLVPEFDRDGTVESVLLLSRDITEYKLARATSDRNQERLRLALESAKLGLWDYDLDSQEISVSQRCFDIFGLDLPSNRIQYAQFVECLHPEDRDRVNRAVQRAINEEADYDIEYRIIRTDGILRWIAAKGRAFYDERGTAVRMGGVLLDITERKKAEEERDRLLKQLEFEQQLLKAVLQQMPAGAILAEAPSGKVLLSNKQAQAIWNETIAAEHNLEEYRLFQGLHPDGRPYQPQEFPLSRAIAFGETVIDEEIEIPLTNGHTQIVCLSAKPVKNLAGRIVAGVVMFYDISDRKLAERQREELLLREQEARRQAEAASRMKDEFLAIVSHELRSPLNAILGWSRLLRRRKLNPEKMAQALESIERNAEMQTQLIEDLLDISRIIRGKIRLYLRPLQLIPAIEAAINTVRPTAEIKKIKLVTTLDPGVGLVSGDGDRLQQVVWNLLSNAVKFTPEGGRVEICLERVENWIQIRIIDSGIGIEAEFLPYMFERFQQADSKTTRSHGGLGLGLAIVRNLVELHGGHIFADSPGPGKGSTFVVQLPCLQDTSDGIAEQCLGSSSVECDQSFFLELAGLKILVVDDEFDTREFLITALEQYGAEVFAAASTAEAIALIQEMQPEILLSDIGMPGEDGYTLIRQIRTLPPEQGGQIPAAALTAYTRTEDRILALAAGFQMHIPKPIDPRHLIEVVGQLRNK
- a CDS encoding adenylate cyclase, translated to MQHDFLENNPVASLLSKVLKSSTSADASRDAEYEAWRDRFMRKRLDVGLWIGLIAFLSASLLQVSNWLFRPEEFRPDWLRSQVSIEICLLLCLLLQHSKLGRRYPSLVFFAFYWVVTIVPQIPRTLSGVAQPELLVWTIMFFGQATFTPVRWYLHLAAQLGVFLYFLGVNSALGVNFSNSISWMKPSVLALYFFWVCFIGNLSVYLYEQLQKAEFKARWDLEEAYAQLEEEQKLSESLLLNVLPHSIATRLKQNPKNLADSYTNVSVLFADIVGFTELSSQISPWDLVELLNQIFSEFDALAELHQLEKIKTIGDAYMVVSGLPEPREDHAQAIADMALDMQRAIATFNNKTGRNFRIRIGIATGPVIAGVIGIKKFIYDLWGDTVNLASRMESHGIPGAIQVTRETYHFLKDEYLFQERGKVFIKGKGEMTTYLLMGKSPGFVERE
- a CDS encoding CHAT domain-containing protein, which encodes MFDNLMEQINSLNRKARTAYDQGQYEQGIQFAKQACELGKYAFGENHPDYARILNVLAHLYRARGRLTDAEPLLLQAMDIFKVQLGEDHPDYATSLNNLAALYYVMGRLTDAERLYRKAMEIIKMQLGENHPNYAGSLNNLASLYHAMGWFTYAERLYRQAMEIIKVQLGENHPDYATSLNNLAGLYQAMGRWTDAERLHWQAMEIIKVQLGENHPDYATSLNNLALLYKAMGQWTDAEPRFRQAMEIIKVQLGENHPSYATSLSNLAGVYYAMGQWTDAEHFYGQAIEIFKVQLGENHPSYAGSLNNLAGVYYAMGRWTDAEHFYGQAMEIIKVQLGEDHPDYATSLSNLAVVYQAMGQWTNAEPLLLQAIKIRKVQLGENHPDYAGSLNNLAALYSVMGRLTDAAPLSLQAMKIIKVQLGENHPSYVTSLHNLAGLYHAMGGVTDAETLHRQSMEIIKVQLGENHPLYTSSLNYLASLYKRMGRWTDAERLYWQAMEIRKVQLGENHPDYATSLNNLASLYQGMGRLTDAKSLHLRAMEIRKVQLGENHPDYADSLNNFAVLMAAMNRPDEAFRLMQEANQITNRIIGDILSISSDRQRLEYMQQNYWQLEEFLSLIIQYFPEDAAAKRAGLDLVLRRKGLATEAGLLMRTLIMSGRYPHLKPELEKLGQLIQQVGAFTLKVPSEPLQYSAYQEQLARLKQEQEDVERSLSRQIPEMNLQTQLDSASREAITQSLPKGATLLEFVRVRVRNFQAVKANGDKQSFPARYLAFVLSAGDAAGVEMIDLGEAEEIDRLCRIFRQSVSGEEQSNSKRDIAFLNLNQAKTPVEEAPSPVVPLIYTTPEGQDLYQKLIAPLKPYVQPHQTVYIAPDGELATLPFGILSGDGSAYLMAEYALRYLSVGRDLLRFQFPIPVDYTASLVIANPDYNLQEDEPLKILEIPSPQPQGSPQTQVQLKRNPPKQPQPIAQEMMLGVGGAIAAITFFILLAVFPPVGIVILCLGMIWLVVVVHKGSYGDRLQEFEAQAREYDRQVTQVQPIPPPPPKKVRPEAISIKPAYIGSDEVRSLSRELGRGSEEVFTPLPGTQIEGSRIAQLLGVPVYTQAQAVKSLLSQCHSPEIVHIATHGYFLPLDQTPPDVWGFFGLPTIEMGGVGSAGMVMQQGRRLQLQGLQDPMRRSGLAFAGANTVLQERLLPEQAEDGLLTAQNAVHLDLTGTRLVVMSACDTALGDQSIGEGVLGLRRSLILAGAETVVMSLWKVPDVPTAILMERFYHNLFETDLGRTVALEKAQEYLKTLQVSQLRQDWLTPEAIEQVGQLNYGSATDLQKLTTKPDDFTPYAGTKYWAAFVCIGNPSPFPKSASLSLPLTRI